The genomic stretch AAAATAGCAGGCACCCGCTGCCTTATTCAATCAGCATAACGCATCCTTATGGAGATGGATTCTTAATCCATCTCCTTGACCACTTCTCAGTACACAATTACAGGAGGTATCTATATCCATGGAATTTTTATCCCAATGCTTCACGTTATTTCATAAAGGCGGTCCGGTCATGTACCTTATGCTGCTTTGTTCCTTCCTCGTCGTCACCATCACTGTAGAACGGTTTATCTATTACCGGAATGCAGCGACCGACACGTCCGCCTTTATCCGCAAGTTGCAGCCGCTCCTTGAAAGGCAGCGAATTGGTGAAGCCATTCAGCTTTGCGAGCAACTGCCGAAAACCGTCTCACAGGTTGCCCTGCAAGGCTTGCTGGCCTACCAACGGGGCAGTCAAATAGAAAATGCCCTCGAAAGCTCAGCTACGCTCACGGCTGCCAAACTGCGGCAATATCTCAATTATCTAAGCGCCATCGTTACCCTTTCCCCCCTATTGGGTTTGTTGGGTACTGTCGTCGGCATGATCACAACCTTCAGCGTCCTCAACATGAAGGCCGGTCAGCCTATGGCCATCACCGGCGGGGTTGGCGAGGCACTGATTGCCACAGCCACCGGCCTGACTGTAGCGGTACTGTCGTTTGTGGTCCATGTCTATTTTTCGCACCGCGTGGACTCGCTTATTACCGATATGGAATCGGTCTGCGCCATGGTCATTA from Propionispora hippei DSM 15287 encodes the following:
- a CDS encoding MotA/TolQ/ExbB proton channel family protein, whose protein sequence is MEFLSQCFTLFHKGGPVMYLMLLCSFLVVTITVERFIYYRNAATDTSAFIRKLQPLLERQRIGEAIQLCEQLPKTVSQVALQGLLAYQRGSQIENALESSATLTAAKLRQYLNYLSAIVTLSPLLGLLGTVVGMITTFSVLNMKAGQPMAITGGVGEALIATATGLTVAVLSFVVHVYFSHRVDSLITDMESVCAMVINFLPAKKAARRDSHEIA